In Helianthus annuus cultivar XRQ/B chromosome 3, HanXRQr2.0-SUNRISE, whole genome shotgun sequence, a single window of DNA contains:
- the LOC110930934 gene encoding folate synthesis bifunctional protein, mitochondrial isoform X4, with translation MNIFKHLLSSQSAVCTSYRASISFFHFSSEASIQVHSPEQEVVIALGSNESDRLNNFNEALTQMKKSGIEITRHACLYETEPAYVTDQPLFLNSAIRGVTKLGPHELLSTLKKIEKEMGRIKGIIRYGPRPIDLDILFYGKYRINSEILTVPHERIFERPFVMAPLVDLLGSDIDDDDTVLRWHSFSKNTLFESWEKLGGEALIGKDGLRRVLPVNNQLWDWSKRTSVMGILNLTPDSFSDGGKFDSVGSAISRVKTMISQGADIIDLGAQSTRPMATKISVEEELERLIPVLEKILELPEIEGKLLSIDTFYSEVALEAIKKGAHIINDVSGGTLDSDMFRVVANLSVPYIAMHMRGDPSTMQNSENLKYDDVCKEVADELYECVRTVELCGVPAWRMILDPGIGFSKKTEDNLDILMGLKRIRSEIGRKSLGVSRAPLLIGPSRKRFLGEICGRASAVERDPGTVAAVTCAVLGGANVVRVHNVGDNADAVKLCGAMLDR, from the exons ATGAATATTTTCAAGCATCTACTCTCATCACAATCAGCTGTCTGCACATCTTATAGAG CATCGATTTCGTTCTTTCATTTCTCCTCGGAAGCTTCAATACAAGTCCATTCTCCAGAACAGGAAGTGGTAATAGCTTTAGGTAGCAATGAGAGTGATAGGCTTAATAACTTTAACGAAGCCTTAACTCAAATGAAGAAATCGGGCATAGAAATAACAAGACATGCGTGTTTATACGAAACCGAGCCGGCTTACGTGACCGATCAGCCTCTTTTTCTCAATTCAGCCATCAGAGGCGTTACAAAGCTGGGCCCGCATGAGCTACTATCAACCCTCaagaaaatagaaaaagaaaTGGGCCGAATCAAAGGTATTATTAGGTACGGCCCGCGACCCATTGACTTAGATATACTGTTTTATGGTAAATACAGAATTAACTCGGAGATTCTCACGGTTCCACATGAAAGAATCTTCGAGAGGCCGTTTGTTATGGCTCCGTTAGTTGACTTATTGGGGTCGGATATTGACGATGATGATACTGTTCTACGCTGGCATTCTTTCTCGAAAAACACACTTTTTGAATCTTGGGAAAAATTAGGTGGAGAAGCTTTGATAGGCAAAGACGGGTTAAGAAGAGTTTTACCGGTCAACAATCAGTTATGGGATTGGTCAAAGAGAACTTCTGTCATGGGAATCTTGAACTTGACTCCCGATAGTTTTAGTGACGGAGGAAAGTTTGACTCTGTGGGGTCCGCTATATCGCGTGTTAAGACCATGATATCCCAAGGGGCTGACATTATCGATCTCGGAGCTCAATCCACACGTCCAATGGCAACGAAGATCTCTGTCGAAGAAGAACTCGAAAGGTTAATCCCCGTTCTCGAAAAGATTCTCGAATTACccgaaattgaaggaaaactgcTATCGATCGACACGTTTTACTCAGAAGTTGCTTTAGAAGCAATTAAGAAAGGGGCTCATATAATCAACGATGTATCGGGCGGAACGCTAGATTCCGATATGTTTCGGGTAGTTGCTAATCTCAGTGTTCCGTATATCGCTATGCACATGAGAGGGGACCCGTCCACTATGCAAAACAGTGAGAATTTGAAGTATGACGATGTTTGTAAAGAAGTTGCTGATGAGTTGTATGAGTGTGTAAGAACTGTAGAGTTATGCGGCGTGCCCGCATGGAGGATGATTCTTGACCCGGGGatcgggttttcaaagaaaaccGAAGATAATTTGGATATTTTGATGGGATTGAAGAGGATTAGGAGCGAGATTGGGCGCAAGAGCTTAGGGGTGTCACGTGCACCTTTGTTAATCGGTCCTTCAAGAAAGAGATTTTTGGGGGAGATTTGTGGTCGCGCTTCTGCTGTTGAGAGAGATCCGGGGACTGTCGCGGCTGTTACATGTGCAGTTTTGGGTGGTGCTAACGTTGTGCGTGTTCATAATGTTGGAGATAATGCGGACGCTGTAAAGCTTTGTGGTGCAATGTTGGATCGG TAG
- the LOC110930934 gene encoding folate synthesis bifunctional protein, mitochondrial isoform X3, with translation MNIFKHLLSSQSAVCTSYRASISFFHFSSEASIQVHSPEQEVVIALGSNESDRLNNFNEALTQMKKSGIEITRHACLYETEPAYVTDQPLFLNSAIRGVTKLGPHELLSTLKKIEKEMGRIKGIIRYGPRPIDLDILFYGKYRINSEILTVPHERIFERPFVMAPLVDLLGSDIDDDDTVLRWHSFSKNTLFESWEKLGGEALIGKDGLRRVLPVNNQLWDWSKRTSVMGILNLTPDSFSDGGKFDSVGSAISRVKTMISQGADIIDLGAQSTRPMATKISVEEELERLIPVLEKILELPEIEGKLLSIDTFYSEVALEAIKKGAHIINDVSGGTLDSDMFRVVANLSVPYIAMHMRGDPSTMQNSENLKYDDVCKEVADELYECVRTVELCGVPAWRMILDPGIGFSKKTEDNLDILMGLKRIRSEIGRKSLGVSRAPLLIGPSRKRFLGEICGRASAVERDPGTVAAVTCAVLGGANVVRVHNVGDNADAVKLCGAMLDR, from the exons ATGAATATTTTCAAGCATCTACTCTCATCACAATCAGCTGTCTGCACATCTTATAGAG CATCGATTTCGTTCTTTCATTTCTCCTCGGAAGCTTCAATACAAGTCCATTCTCCAGAACAGGAAGTGGTAATAGCTTTAGGTAGCAATGAGAGTGATAGGCTTAATAACTTTAACGAAGCCTTAACTCAAATGAAGAAATCGGGCATAGAAATAACAAGACATGCGTGTTTATACGAAACCGAGCCGGCTTACGTGACCGATCAGCCTCTTTTTCTCAATTCAGCCATCAGAGGCGTTACAAAGCTGGGCCCGCATGAGCTACTATCAACCCTCaagaaaatagaaaaagaaaTGGGCCGAATCAAAGGTATTATTAGGTACGGCCCGCGACCCATTGACTTAGATATACTGTTTTATGGTAAATACAGAATTAACTCGGAGATTCTCACGGTTCCACATGAAAGAATCTTCGAGAGGCCGTTTGTTATGGCTCCGTTAGTTGACTTATTGGGGTCGGATATTGACGATGATGATACTGTTCTACGCTGGCATTCTTTCTCGAAAAACACACTTTTTGAATCTTGGGAAAAATTAGGTGGAGAAGCTTTGATAGGCAAAGACGGGTTAAGAAGAGTTTTACCGGTCAACAATCAGTTATGGGATTGGTCAAAGAGAACTTCTGTCATGGGAATCTTGAACTTGACTCCCGATAGTTTTAGTGACGGAGGAAAGTTTGACTCTGTGGGGTCCGCTATATCGCGTGTTAAGACCATGATATCCCAAGGGGCTGACATTATCGATCTCGGAGCTCAATCCACACGTCCAATGGCAACGAAGATCTCTGTCGAAGAAGAACTCGAAAGGTTAATCCCCGTTCTCGAAAAGATTCTCGAATTACccgaaattgaaggaaaactgcTATCGATCGACACGTTTTACTCAGAAGTTGCTTTAGAAGCAATTAAGAAAGGGGCTCATATAATCAACGATGTATCGGGCGGAACGCTAGATTCCGATATGTTTCGGGTAGTTGCTAATCTCAGTGTTCCGTATATCGCTATGCACATGAGAGGGGACCCGTCCACTATGCAAAACAGTGAGAATTTGAAGTATGACGATGTTTGTAAAGAAGTTGCTGATGAGTTGTATGAGTGTGTAAGAACTGTAGAGTTATGCGGCGTGCCCGCATGGAGGATGATTCTTGACCCGGGGatcgggttttcaaagaaaaccGAAGATAATTTGGATATTTTGATGGGATTGAAGAGGATTAGGAGCGAGATTGGGCGCAAGAGCTTAGGGGTGTCACGTGCACCTTTGTTAATCGGTCCTTCAAGAAAGAGATTTTTGGGGGAGATTTGTGGTCGCGCTTCTGCTGTTGAGAGAGATCCGGGGACTGTCGCGGCTGTTACATGTGCAGTTTTGGGTGGTGCTAACGTTGTGCGTGTTCATAATGTTGGAGATAATGCGGACGCTGTAAAGCTTTGTGGTGCAATGTTGGATCGG TAA
- the LOC110930934 gene encoding folate synthesis bifunctional protein, mitochondrial isoform X2 encodes MNIFKHLLSSQSAVCTSYRASISFFHFSSEASIQVHSPEQEVVIALGSNESDRLNNFNEALTQMKKSGIEITRHACLYETEPAYVTDQPLFLNSAIRGVTKLGPHELLSTLKKIEKEMGRIKGIIRYGPRPIDLDILFYGKYRINSEILTVPHERIFERPFVMAPLVDLLGSDIDDDDTVLRWHSFSKNTLFESWEKLGGEALIGKDGLRRVLPVNNQLWDWSKRTSVMGILNLTPDSFSDGGKFDSVGSAISRVKTMISQGADIIDLGAQSTRPMATKISVEEELERLIPVLEKILELPEIEGKLLSIDTFYSEVALEAIKKGAHIINDVSGGTLDSDMFRVVANLSVPYIAMHMRGDPSTMQNSENLKYDDVCKEVADELYECVRTVELCGVPAWRMILDPGIGFSKKTEDNLDILMGLKRIRSEIGRKSLGVSRAPLLIGPSRKRFLGEICGRASAVERDPGTVAAVTCAVLGGANVVRVHNVGDNADAVKLCGAMLDRVGRS; translated from the exons ATGAATATTTTCAAGCATCTACTCTCATCACAATCAGCTGTCTGCACATCTTATAGAG CATCGATTTCGTTCTTTCATTTCTCCTCGGAAGCTTCAATACAAGTCCATTCTCCAGAACAGGAAGTGGTAATAGCTTTAGGTAGCAATGAGAGTGATAGGCTTAATAACTTTAACGAAGCCTTAACTCAAATGAAGAAATCGGGCATAGAAATAACAAGACATGCGTGTTTATACGAAACCGAGCCGGCTTACGTGACCGATCAGCCTCTTTTTCTCAATTCAGCCATCAGAGGCGTTACAAAGCTGGGCCCGCATGAGCTACTATCAACCCTCaagaaaatagaaaaagaaaTGGGCCGAATCAAAGGTATTATTAGGTACGGCCCGCGACCCATTGACTTAGATATACTGTTTTATGGTAAATACAGAATTAACTCGGAGATTCTCACGGTTCCACATGAAAGAATCTTCGAGAGGCCGTTTGTTATGGCTCCGTTAGTTGACTTATTGGGGTCGGATATTGACGATGATGATACTGTTCTACGCTGGCATTCTTTCTCGAAAAACACACTTTTTGAATCTTGGGAAAAATTAGGTGGAGAAGCTTTGATAGGCAAAGACGGGTTAAGAAGAGTTTTACCGGTCAACAATCAGTTATGGGATTGGTCAAAGAGAACTTCTGTCATGGGAATCTTGAACTTGACTCCCGATAGTTTTAGTGACGGAGGAAAGTTTGACTCTGTGGGGTCCGCTATATCGCGTGTTAAGACCATGATATCCCAAGGGGCTGACATTATCGATCTCGGAGCTCAATCCACACGTCCAATGGCAACGAAGATCTCTGTCGAAGAAGAACTCGAAAGGTTAATCCCCGTTCTCGAAAAGATTCTCGAATTACccgaaattgaaggaaaactgcTATCGATCGACACGTTTTACTCAGAAGTTGCTTTAGAAGCAATTAAGAAAGGGGCTCATATAATCAACGATGTATCGGGCGGAACGCTAGATTCCGATATGTTTCGGGTAGTTGCTAATCTCAGTGTTCCGTATATCGCTATGCACATGAGAGGGGACCCGTCCACTATGCAAAACAGTGAGAATTTGAAGTATGACGATGTTTGTAAAGAAGTTGCTGATGAGTTGTATGAGTGTGTAAGAACTGTAGAGTTATGCGGCGTGCCCGCATGGAGGATGATTCTTGACCCGGGGatcgggttttcaaagaaaaccGAAGATAATTTGGATATTTTGATGGGATTGAAGAGGATTAGGAGCGAGATTGGGCGCAAGAGCTTAGGGGTGTCACGTGCACCTTTGTTAATCGGTCCTTCAAGAAAGAGATTTTTGGGGGAGATTTGTGGTCGCGCTTCTGCTGTTGAGAGAGATCCGGGGACTGTCGCGGCTGTTACATGTGCAGTTTTGGGTGGTGCTAACGTTGTGCGTGTTCATAATGTTGGAGATAATGCGGACGCTGTAAAGCTTTGTGGTGCAATGTTGGATCGGGTAGGAAGATCTTAA
- the LOC110930934 gene encoding folate synthesis bifunctional protein, mitochondrial isoform X1 — MNIFKHLLSSQSAVCTSYRASISFFHFSSEASIQVHSPEQEVVIALGSNESDRLNNFNEALTQMKKSGIEITRHACLYETEPAYVTDQPLFLNSAIRGVTKLGPHELLSTLKKIEKEMGRIKGIIRYGPRPIDLDILFYGKYRINSEILTVPHERIFERPFVMAPLVDLLGSDIDDDDTVLRWHSFSKNTLFESWEKLGGEALIGKDGLRRVLPVNNQLWDWSKRTSVMGILNLTPDSFSDGGKFDSVGSAISRVKTMISQGADIIDLGAQSTRPMATKISVEEELERLIPVLEKILELPEIEGKLLSIDTFYSEVALEAIKKGAHIINDVSGGTLDSDMFRVVANLSVPYIAMHMRGDPSTMQNSENLKYDDVCKEVADELYECVRTVELCGVPAWRMILDPGIGFSKKTEDNLDILMGLKRIRSEIGRKSLGVSRAPLLIGPSRKRFLGEICGRASAVERDPGTVAAVTCAVLGGANVVRVHNVGDNADAVKLCGAMLDRETSVSRRRS, encoded by the exons ATGAATATTTTCAAGCATCTACTCTCATCACAATCAGCTGTCTGCACATCTTATAGAG CATCGATTTCGTTCTTTCATTTCTCCTCGGAAGCTTCAATACAAGTCCATTCTCCAGAACAGGAAGTGGTAATAGCTTTAGGTAGCAATGAGAGTGATAGGCTTAATAACTTTAACGAAGCCTTAACTCAAATGAAGAAATCGGGCATAGAAATAACAAGACATGCGTGTTTATACGAAACCGAGCCGGCTTACGTGACCGATCAGCCTCTTTTTCTCAATTCAGCCATCAGAGGCGTTACAAAGCTGGGCCCGCATGAGCTACTATCAACCCTCaagaaaatagaaaaagaaaTGGGCCGAATCAAAGGTATTATTAGGTACGGCCCGCGACCCATTGACTTAGATATACTGTTTTATGGTAAATACAGAATTAACTCGGAGATTCTCACGGTTCCACATGAAAGAATCTTCGAGAGGCCGTTTGTTATGGCTCCGTTAGTTGACTTATTGGGGTCGGATATTGACGATGATGATACTGTTCTACGCTGGCATTCTTTCTCGAAAAACACACTTTTTGAATCTTGGGAAAAATTAGGTGGAGAAGCTTTGATAGGCAAAGACGGGTTAAGAAGAGTTTTACCGGTCAACAATCAGTTATGGGATTGGTCAAAGAGAACTTCTGTCATGGGAATCTTGAACTTGACTCCCGATAGTTTTAGTGACGGAGGAAAGTTTGACTCTGTGGGGTCCGCTATATCGCGTGTTAAGACCATGATATCCCAAGGGGCTGACATTATCGATCTCGGAGCTCAATCCACACGTCCAATGGCAACGAAGATCTCTGTCGAAGAAGAACTCGAAAGGTTAATCCCCGTTCTCGAAAAGATTCTCGAATTACccgaaattgaaggaaaactgcTATCGATCGACACGTTTTACTCAGAAGTTGCTTTAGAAGCAATTAAGAAAGGGGCTCATATAATCAACGATGTATCGGGCGGAACGCTAGATTCCGATATGTTTCGGGTAGTTGCTAATCTCAGTGTTCCGTATATCGCTATGCACATGAGAGGGGACCCGTCCACTATGCAAAACAGTGAGAATTTGAAGTATGACGATGTTTGTAAAGAAGTTGCTGATGAGTTGTATGAGTGTGTAAGAACTGTAGAGTTATGCGGCGTGCCCGCATGGAGGATGATTCTTGACCCGGGGatcgggttttcaaagaaaaccGAAGATAATTTGGATATTTTGATGGGATTGAAGAGGATTAGGAGCGAGATTGGGCGCAAGAGCTTAGGGGTGTCACGTGCACCTTTGTTAATCGGTCCTTCAAGAAAGAGATTTTTGGGGGAGATTTGTGGTCGCGCTTCTGCTGTTGAGAGAGATCCGGGGACTGTCGCGGCTGTTACATGTGCAGTTTTGGGTGGTGCTAACGTTGTGCGTGTTCATAATGTTGGAGATAATGCGGACGCTGTAAAGCTTTGTGGTGCAATGTTGGATCGG GAAACAAGCGTATCGAGGAGAAGATCGTGA